A single region of the Pontimicrobium sp. SW4 genome encodes:
- a CDS encoding M28 family peptidase — protein sequence MKNIILSLITVILFTACRNKTINPSEVVTKENIQTAMEYLTSDELEGRATGTPGIEKAAVYIEDYFKQNNIEPYFETYRDNFQFNRKVKEGDTIVERSVNGFNVVGLIEGNDPELKNEYIILGGHYDHIGRGREVDGDSIANGANDDASGTITAMEMGKYFAKSKSNKRSILITLYAAEEMGLKGSDHLAKKLKDKGTNVYNMVNFEMIGVPRAEDEPMAYMSGYKRSNFAETLNKYAGEEVVGFFDKASEMNLFMRSDNYPFFKALNIPAHAISTFDFTNYEYYHHVDDEAEKMDYDHMTNFIIKMIPAFEGMMNAPTREVVLKNE from the coding sequence ATGAAAAATATTATTCTATCACTTATTACAGTTATTTTATTCACGGCATGTCGAAATAAAACAATTAACCCTTCTGAAGTTGTTACTAAAGAAAATATACAAACAGCTATGGAATATTTAACATCCGATGAATTGGAAGGGCGTGCAACCGGAACACCTGGGATAGAAAAGGCAGCTGTTTATATTGAAGATTATTTTAAACAAAATAATATTGAGCCTTATTTTGAAACTTATCGCGATAACTTTCAGTTTAACCGAAAAGTAAAAGAAGGTGATACTATTGTTGAGCGATCTGTAAATGGATTTAATGTTGTTGGGTTAATAGAAGGGAACGACCCAGAATTGAAAAATGAATACATTATACTTGGTGGGCATTATGATCATATAGGAAGAGGCAGAGAGGTAGATGGAGATTCTATTGCAAATGGTGCCAATGATGATGCATCAGGAACTATTACAGCAATGGAAATGGGTAAATACTTTGCTAAATCAAAAAGCAATAAAAGAAGTATTCTTATTACGTTGTATGCTGCTGAGGAAATGGGACTTAAAGGCTCTGATCATTTAGCTAAAAAATTAAAAGACAAAGGAACCAATGTTTACAACATGGTTAATTTTGAAATGATTGGTGTGCCTAGAGCCGAAGATGAACCAATGGCATATATGTCGGGTTATAAACGTTCTAATTTTGCCGAAACTCTCAACAAATATGCTGGTGAAGAAGTAGTTGGGTTTTTTGATAAAGCCAGCGAAATGAACTTGTTTATGAGGTCAGATAATTATCCGTTTTTTAAAGCACTAAATATCCCAGCACATGCTATTTCAACGTTCGATTTTACAAATTATGAATATTATCACCATGTTGATGACGAAGCCGAAAAAATGGACTATGACCATATGACCAATTTCATTATTAAAATGATTCCAGCATTTGAAGGTATGATGAATGCTCCAACCAGAGAAGTTGTGCTAAAAAATGAGTAA
- the porV gene encoding type IX secretion system outer membrane channel protein PorV, with product MKNYILALITIGFFVQGSAQTLTEIIPYSQDSRVITTGVPFLLIAADARAAGMGDMGVATSTDVYSQQWNPSKYAFSTAKSGIGISYTPYLSKLVNDISIGQVTYFNRLNERSAFAGSFKYFSLGEIELVDGPNDTPRIAKPNEMTMDLSYTLRLADQFAMGVALRYLRSDLKIIGVDQNPAPASTIGVDISGFYQGEEQAYSDFNGRWRGGFAIQNLGPKIKYDDAGRENFIPTNLRLGGGFDFIFDQYNKLAVTAEFTKLLVPTPPVLGKEVEFEDTNDNGTYDEGTDTLISETDNVIVSGKSTDVSFISGVFQSFGDAPGGFSEELKEFTWALGAEYQYQDSFALRAGFFNEAEEKGARKFFALGAGFKYTTINVDMSYLFSASKVQSPLENTLRFSLTFNFGDGEYNEY from the coding sequence ATGAAAAACTACATTTTAGCCCTAATTACAATAGGTTTTTTCGTTCAAGGTAGTGCACAAACATTAACCGAAATTATTCCTTACTCACAAGATAGTAGGGTCATTACAACTGGAGTCCCATTTTTATTGATAGCAGCAGATGCAAGAGCAGCAGGTATGGGAGATATGGGAGTTGCAACTTCTACTGATGTGTATTCGCAACAATGGAATCCTTCAAAATATGCCTTTTCAACTGCAAAATCTGGAATTGGTATAAGCTATACACCTTATTTAAGTAAGCTAGTTAACGATATTTCTATTGGACAGGTTACTTATTTTAATAGACTTAATGAACGAAGTGCCTTTGCAGGAAGTTTTAAATATTTTAGTCTTGGTGAAATTGAACTAGTTGATGGTCCAAATGACACGCCAAGAATAGCAAAGCCAAATGAAATGACAATGGACTTATCCTATACATTACGTTTAGCAGATCAATTTGCCATGGGAGTCGCACTACGTTATTTGCGTTCGGACTTAAAAATTATTGGAGTCGATCAAAACCCAGCACCTGCAAGTACTATTGGTGTTGATATTTCTGGTTTCTATCAAGGAGAAGAACAAGCTTACAGTGACTTTAATGGTCGTTGGAGAGGTGGATTCGCAATTCAAAATTTAGGACCAAAGATAAAGTATGACGATGCAGGTAGAGAAAACTTTATTCCAACTAACTTAAGACTTGGTGGAGGGTTCGATTTTATATTTGATCAATACAATAAATTAGCAGTAACTGCAGAGTTTACAAAACTATTAGTGCCAACACCTCCAGTTTTAGGTAAAGAGGTTGAATTTGAAGACACTAATGATAATGGTACTTACGATGAAGGAACAGATACTTTAATTAGCGAAACAGATAATGTAATAGTTTCAGGTAAATCTACCGATGTTAGTTTTATTTCAGGAGTTTTTCAATCATTTGGAGATGCTCCAGGAGGATTTAGTGAAGAGCTTAAAGAGTTTACTTGGGCTTTAGGAGCCGAATATCAATATCAAGATTCTTTTGCATTAAGAGCAGGTTTTTTTAATGAAGCAGAAGAAAAAGGAGCTAGAAAATTCTTTGCACTTGGTGCAGGGTTTAAATACACAACTATTAATGTAGATATGTCTTATTTGTTCTCAGCGTCTAAAGTACAAAGTCCATTAGAAAATACATTACGTTTTTCTTTAACCTTTAACTTTGGAGATGGTGAGTATAACGAATATTAG
- a CDS encoding pyruvate dehydrogenase complex dihydrolipoamide acetyltransferase: MAEIITMPRLSDTMEEGTVASWLKKVGDSVAEGDILAEIETDKATMEFESFHEGTLLHIGVKEGETTKVDELLAIIGEKGEDVSALLNNYSSEVKEEEEVEDNKNSNDVTQTESIDIPEGVTVVTMPRLSDTMEEGTVATWLKNVGDTVEEGDILAEIETDKATMEFESFQSGTLLHVGLNEGESAKVDSLLAIIGPKGTDVANIAKNFKTDIPSGNVADAPKKEEKQIDTAKTEKNVISNESEKSHNQSSDIISGRLFVSPLAKKMADEKGINLSQVKGSGENGRIIKRDIENFTPSTSSQATVGKFVPSGQEDFDEVANSNMRKAIAKNLAKSKFTAPHYYLNVEFDMDNAMAFRAQYNTLPDTKISFNDMVVKACALALKQHPQVNSQWFDDKMRMNNHVHIGVAVAVPDGLVVPVVKFANEQSLPQINAAVKDFAGRARKKKLTLEEMEGSTFTISNLGMFGIDSFTSIINQPNSAILSVGAIVEKPVVKNGQIVVGNTMKLSMACDHRTVDGATGALFLQTLKGYIENPVTMLV, translated from the coding sequence ATGGCAGAAATTATTACAATGCCTCGTTTGAGTGACACTATGGAGGAAGGTACTGTTGCTTCTTGGCTTAAAAAAGTTGGTGATAGCGTAGCCGAAGGAGATATTTTAGCCGAAATTGAAACAGACAAGGCTACTATGGAATTCGAATCATTCCATGAAGGAACGTTGTTGCATATTGGTGTTAAAGAAGGTGAAACCACTAAGGTTGATGAACTTCTAGCTATAATTGGTGAAAAAGGAGAAGATGTTTCAGCCTTGTTAAATAATTATAGCTCTGAAGTAAAAGAAGAAGAAGAAGTGGAAGATAATAAAAATTCAAATGATGTGACGCAAACAGAATCTATAGATATACCTGAAGGTGTTACTGTGGTGACAATGCCTCGTTTGAGTGATACTATGGAAGAGGGTACCGTTGCTACATGGTTAAAAAATGTTGGTGATACTGTTGAAGAAGGTGATATCCTTGCTGAAATAGAAACTGATAAAGCGACGATGGAGTTTGAGTCGTTTCAATCTGGAACATTGTTACATGTAGGATTAAATGAAGGTGAATCTGCTAAAGTAGATTCATTACTAGCTATAATTGGCCCAAAAGGTACTGACGTTGCTAATATTGCTAAAAATTTTAAAACCGATATTCCTTCTGGAAATGTAGCTGACGCTCCAAAGAAAGAAGAGAAACAAATTGATACAGCAAAAACAGAAAAAAATGTCATTTCGAACGAAAGTGAGAAATCTCATAATCAATCTAGTGACATAATTTCTGGAAGATTATTTGTATCACCATTGGCTAAAAAAATGGCTGATGAAAAAGGAATTAATTTATCTCAAGTTAAAGGTTCTGGTGAAAACGGACGAATTATAAAACGTGATATTGAAAACTTCACACCATCAACATCATCACAAGCAACAGTAGGTAAATTCGTGCCATCTGGTCAGGAAGATTTTGATGAAGTAGCAAACTCAAACATGCGTAAGGCTATTGCTAAAAATTTAGCAAAATCTAAGTTTACAGCGCCACATTATTATTTAAATGTGGAATTTGATATGGATAACGCTATGGCGTTTCGTGCTCAATACAATACGTTGCCAGACACCAAAATATCGTTTAATGATATGGTAGTAAAAGCTTGTGCATTAGCATTAAAACAGCATCCACAAGTCAACTCTCAATGGTTTGATGATAAAATGCGAATGAACAATCATGTACATATTGGTGTAGCAGTTGCTGTTCCAGATGGTTTAGTTGTTCCTGTTGTTAAGTTTGCAAACGAACAATCGTTACCACAAATAAATGCTGCAGTAAAAGATTTTGCTGGAAGAGCAAGAAAGAAGAAACTTACGCTTGAAGAAATGGAAGGTAGCACCTTTACTATTTCTAATCTTGGAATGTTTGGAATAGATAGTTTTACATCTATTATCAATCAACCAAATTCGGCAATCCTTTCGGTTGGAGCTATTGTGGAAAAACCAGTGGTTAAAAATGGACAAATTGTAGTTGGAAATACCATGAAATTATCAATGGCATGTGACCACAGAACGGTTGATGGTGCTACAGGAGCTTTATTCTTACAAACATTAAAAGGATACATTGAGAATCCAGTAACGATGTTAGTATAG
- the pdhA gene encoding pyruvate dehydrogenase (acetyl-transferring) E1 component subunit alpha: MQKITKETYIKWYEDMLFWRKFEDKLAAVYIQQKVRGFLHLYNGQEAVLAGALHAMDLSKDKMITAYRNHVQPIGMGVDPKRVMAELYGKATGTSQGLGGSMHIFSKEKGFYGGHGIVGGQIPLGAGMAFGDKYHDRGAVTLCYMGDGAVRQGSLHETFNMAMNWKLPVVFICENNGYAMGTSVERTANHTDIWKLGLGYEMPCGPVDGMNPVKVAEAMHEAIERARRGDGPTFLEMKTYRYRGHSMSDAQHYRTKDEVEEYKKIDPITQVKDIILEKKYATENDLKAIDKRVKDLVSECEKFADESPYPEKSLMYDAVYEQEDYPFLQHKL; this comes from the coding sequence ATGCAAAAAATCACTAAAGAAACATATATAAAATGGTATGAAGACATGCTATTTTGGAGAAAATTCGAAGATAAATTAGCAGCAGTATATATTCAGCAAAAAGTTAGAGGTTTCCTTCACTTATATAATGGACAAGAAGCTGTTTTAGCTGGAGCTTTACATGCAATGGATTTGTCAAAAGATAAAATGATTACAGCTTATCGTAATCATGTGCAGCCAATTGGTATGGGAGTTGATCCAAAACGTGTTATGGCTGAATTGTATGGAAAAGCAACTGGAACTTCTCAAGGACTAGGTGGATCTATGCATATTTTTTCTAAAGAAAAAGGTTTTTACGGAGGACATGGTATAGTTGGAGGGCAAATTCCTTTAGGAGCTGGAATGGCTTTTGGTGACAAGTATCATGACAGAGGAGCTGTAACATTGTGTTACATGGGAGATGGTGCAGTACGTCAGGGATCATTACACGAAACCTTTAATATGGCAATGAACTGGAAATTACCAGTAGTATTTATTTGTGAAAATAATGGTTACGCCATGGGAACGTCAGTAGAACGAACCGCTAATCATACAGATATCTGGAAGTTAGGTTTAGGTTATGAAATGCCATGTGGACCAGTAGATGGAATGAATCCTGTTAAGGTAGCCGAAGCTATGCATGAAGCAATTGAAAGAGCACGTCGTGGAGATGGACCAACATTTTTAGAAATGAAAACGTATCGTTATCGTGGGCATTCCATGAGTGATGCACAACATTATAGAACGAAAGACGAAGTTGAAGAATACAAAAAAATAGATCCTATTACACAAGTAAAGGATATTATTTTAGAAAAGAAATATGCAACAGAAAACGATTTAAAAGCAATTGATAAGCGTGTTAAAGATTTAGTTAGCGAATGTGAGAAATTTGCAGACGAATCTCCTTATCCTGAAAAGAGTTTAATGTATGATGCTGTATATGAGCAAGAAGATTATCCATTTTTACAACATAAATTATAA
- the porU gene encoding type IX secretion system sortase PorU, whose amino-acid sequence MKKLLFSVVLLTTLLNYSQQKQFTIDWNGTRILSTSSSRVEVPSFNDSNFTFDHVSGLKYIHQWETSDFVDENSLKISNISYITISKSELKDVRLETIPKKIKSEIKNTNSRGKRAVYFEISPIIIDNGVYKKIKSFTISYKNNQANRNRSSSRLIVNSVLSQGDWYKFYIEKTGVFKLSRNFLSDLGISTNNIDPRSIRVFGQGGSMLPMENSVFYPLDLTENPVKVVGGEDGVFNNNDYILFYGEGPTGYNSESNTNINAYTDKAYYFINVNSGSNAKQVQDYIEPIGAVNTTIDTFHDYQFHELDEYNLAKLGRRWFGDRFDFDPDKVFDFQVPNIVTSEPVTLKVYAAAVGEVQTSMRLRVNGTDVDNFTFPAINDPILATQDFFDGDINVSSGNISVNLTYNNNGNPTSEGFLDYISIEATRNLSGVNEQFRFKNNNVPLLSGIGQYDISNASNITEVWDITDKYNITSIENNNASATLSFKGQLGEEKKYIALDASDFYAPKSESKSRVRNQNIKGTIFENAQGQFEDVDYIIIAREDMLSQAERLAQINRDQNKLNVKVYTLQDIYNEFSSGNQDVSGIRNFVKYVYDNASAPNNRLKYLCLFGDASYDYKDRVSNNTNVVPSWYSINSFSLSSSFVSDDFYGMMDLNEGSMHSSDKLDIAVGRILADTPQRARELVDKVESYYQEEAYGSWRNNFMVISDDVDESWEGILQQTTDDIADDVTQNKPFINAIKVHSDAFVQESTAGGERYPAVNKAIFDNIEVGALVVNYFGHGGEDGLAGERIFDKINVQELKNICKLNCFVTVTCEYTKFDNPLRETAGEFLYWNKKGGAIGLITTTRQIFVSVGVSFNVVLEEYLFAFGTNDYLSMAEALRQTKNDNRISGVSQRRLVFFIGDPAMKLALPKPSVRLTEVNDVPVTGNMDVLQALSRAKIEGEVVDELGNVLTNYNGVVTATIFDKEIDRQTLSNDGTTNGGQRVVMDYKTLGETIFRGQATVTNGIFEFDFVVPRDIGVPVGNGKISFYAKNDNPLQDQAGANFDIQIGGINNNAPEDNEGPIINLFMNDESFVSGGITNESPTLLAKLQDDNGINTASGIGHDIIAILDGDETNPFKLNDYYTTDVDDYQNGMVTYPFRDLEPGLHTLTLKAWDVYNNSSTSEIQFVVYDENESLVIDNLLNYPNPFVNYTEFWFNHNSSEVLDVSVQVFTVSGKLVRTLNGQTSGGIKSTSSVSKDIVWDGRDDFGEKIGKGVYVYKLTVRSKQLNKQVEKFEKLVIL is encoded by the coding sequence ATGAAGAAACTCCTTTTTTCAGTTGTTTTATTAACCACATTACTAAACTATTCTCAACAAAAACAATTTACTATTGATTGGAATGGTACGAGAATACTGTCTACTTCGTCATCAAGAGTAGAAGTCCCTTCTTTTAATGACTCTAACTTTACTTTTGATCATGTTAGTGGTTTAAAATACATTCATCAATGGGAAACAAGTGATTTTGTAGATGAAAACTCCTTGAAAATTTCTAATATATCATATATAACTATTTCAAAAAGTGAATTAAAAGATGTAAGATTAGAAACAATTCCTAAAAAAATTAAATCAGAAATAAAAAATACTAATAGTAGAGGTAAGCGTGCAGTGTATTTTGAGATTTCACCAATTATCATAGATAATGGAGTTTATAAAAAAATTAAAAGTTTTACTATTTCCTATAAAAACAATCAAGCAAATAGAAATCGTTCATCGAGTAGATTAATTGTTAACTCTGTTTTAAGTCAAGGTGATTGGTATAAATTTTATATTGAAAAAACAGGTGTATTTAAATTGTCTAGAAACTTTTTAAGTGATTTAGGTATTAGTACTAATAATATTGACCCAAGATCTATTAGGGTATTTGGACAAGGAGGAAGTATGTTGCCAATGGAAAATTCGGTATTTTATCCTTTAGACTTAACAGAGAACCCTGTAAAAGTTGTTGGAGGCGAGGATGGTGTTTTTAATAATAATGACTATATATTATTTTACGGAGAAGGACCAACAGGATATAATAGTGAAAGTAATACTAATATTAATGCATATACCGATAAGGCATATTACTTTATAAATGTGAATTCTGGAAGTAATGCAAAGCAGGTACAGGATTATATTGAGCCTATAGGAGCCGTAAATACAACCATTGATACCTTTCATGATTATCAATTCCATGAATTAGACGAATATAATTTAGCAAAATTAGGAAGACGTTGGTTTGGAGATAGATTTGATTTTGACCCAGATAAAGTGTTTGACTTTCAAGTACCAAATATAGTGACCTCTGAACCTGTTACTCTAAAGGTATATGCAGCTGCAGTAGGAGAGGTGCAAACAAGTATGCGATTAAGAGTAAATGGTACTGATGTAGATAATTTTACTTTTCCTGCAATTAATGATCCAATTTTAGCAACGCAAGATTTTTTTGATGGAGATATTAATGTATCATCAGGAAATATCTCGGTAAACCTTACCTATAATAATAATGGAAACCCAACTTCTGAAGGATTTTTAGATTATATTTCTATTGAAGCTACTAGAAACTTGTCAGGTGTAAATGAGCAATTCAGGTTTAAAAACAATAATGTTCCATTGCTATCAGGAATTGGGCAGTACGATATATCTAACGCTTCAAATATCACTGAAGTTTGGGATATTACTGATAAGTATAATATTACTTCAATAGAAAATAATAACGCTTCGGCTACTTTGAGTTTTAAAGGGCAGCTAGGTGAAGAGAAGAAATATATTGCACTAGATGCTTCAGATTTTTATGCGCCAAAGAGTGAATCTAAATCCAGAGTTAGAAATCAAAACATTAAGGGGACTATTTTTGAAAATGCACAAGGTCAATTTGAAGATGTAGATTATATTATAATTGCGCGTGAAGATATGTTAAGTCAAGCAGAGCGCTTAGCGCAAATAAATAGAGATCAAAACAAATTAAATGTCAAGGTTTACACATTGCAAGATATATATAATGAGTTTAGTTCTGGAAATCAAGACGTATCTGGAATTAGAAATTTTGTAAAATATGTCTACGATAACGCAAGTGCACCTAACAATAGATTGAAGTATTTATGTTTGTTTGGTGATGCATCTTACGATTATAAAGATAGAGTGTCAAACAATACTAATGTTGTTCCATCGTGGTATTCTATAAATAGTTTTAGTTTGTCAAGTTCTTTTGTGTCTGATGATTTTTATGGTATGATGGATTTAAACGAAGGAAGTATGCATTCTTCTGATAAATTAGATATTGCTGTAGGAAGAATTTTAGCCGATACACCTCAAAGAGCGAGAGAGCTTGTTGATAAAGTAGAATCATATTATCAAGAAGAAGCTTATGGTAGCTGGAGAAATAATTTTATGGTTATCTCTGATGATGTAGATGAGTCATGGGAAGGTATTTTACAGCAAACGACCGACGATATTGCTGATGATGTTACTCAAAACAAGCCATTTATTAATGCTATAAAAGTACATTCAGATGCATTTGTACAAGAATCAACAGCAGGAGGCGAAAGGTATCCAGCTGTAAACAAAGCAATTTTTGATAATATTGAAGTTGGGGCTTTAGTAGTTAATTATTTTGGACATGGAGGTGAAGATGGTTTAGCAGGCGAACGAATTTTTGATAAAATAAATGTTCAAGAGCTTAAAAATATATGTAAGCTAAATTGTTTTGTAACTGTAACTTGTGAATATACAAAGTTTGATAATCCTTTAAGAGAGACAGCGGGAGAGTTTTTATATTGGAATAAAAAAGGTGGAGCTATTGGTTTAATTACAACCACGCGTCAAATTTTTGTTAGTGTTGGTGTATCTTTTAATGTTGTTTTAGAAGAGTATTTGTTTGCTTTTGGAACTAATGATTATCTTTCAATGGCTGAGGCATTACGCCAAACAAAAAATGATAATAGAATTTCTGGAGTTTCTCAAAGACGCTTAGTCTTTTTTATTGGCGATCCAGCAATGAAATTAGCGTTACCAAAACCAAGTGTAAGACTTACCGAAGTTAATGATGTACCTGTTACCGGAAACATGGATGTGTTACAAGCTCTTAGTCGTGCAAAAATTGAAGGCGAAGTAGTTGACGAATTAGGAAATGTTTTAACCAATTATAATGGAGTGGTAACAGCCACAATTTTTGATAAAGAAATTGATAGGCAAACTCTATCAAACGACGGAACCACAAACGGAGGTCAAAGAGTGGTTATGGATTATAAAACCCTTGGAGAAACCATTTTTAGAGGACAAGCTACCGTTACAAATGGTATTTTTGAGTTTGATTTTGTAGTCCCTAGAGATATTGGTGTTCCAGTTGGGAATGGTAAAATAAGCTTCTATGCTAAAAATGACAATCCATTACAAGATCAAGCAGGTGCTAATTTTGATATACAAATTGGAGGAATAAATAACAATGCACCAGAAGATAATGAAGGACCAATTATTAATCTCTTCATGAATGATGAAAGCTTTGTTTCTGGAGGAATTACTAATGAATCACCTACATTATTGGCTAAATTACAAGATGATAATGGTATTAACACCGCTAGCGGAATAGGACACGATATTATAGCAATATTAGACGGAGACGAAACAAATCCGTTTAAGTTAAATGATTATTATACAACAGATGTAGATGATTACCAAAATGGGATGGTAACCTATCCTTTCAGAGATTTAGAACCTGGATTACATACATTAACCCTTAAAGCATGGGATGTTTATAACAATTCATCGACGTCTGAGATACAATTTGTGGTATACGACGAAAATGAGTCACTCGTTATCGATAATCTGCTGAATTATCCAAATCCTTTTGTTAATTACACAGAATTTTGGTTCAATCACAATAGTTCTGAGGTTTTAGACGTTTCAGTACAAGTATTCACAGTTTCTGGAAAATTGGTTAGGACCTTAAATGGTCAAACTAGTGGAGGAATTAAATCTACAAGCTCGGTATCTAAGGATATTGTTTGGGATGGACGAGATGACTTTGGAGAAAAAATAGGAAAAGGCGTTTACGTATATAAATTAACAGTGCGTTCTAAGCAATTAAATAAACAGGTAGAAAAGTTTGAAAAACTTGTGATACTATAA
- the cdd gene encoding cytidine deaminase: MKEIKIESTLYVYNALEELPKVIQNLMNEAVEAREKAYAPYSKFSVGVALLLDNGEVIIGSNQENASYPSGLCAERTAIYYKGAKHPNAKILKMAIIAGSQINKTSEPIPPCGACRQAIVEYEINQESPIEIYFMGEIGKVVKSNSIKNLLPLVFDKSVL; encoded by the coding sequence ATGAAGGAAATAAAAATAGAATCTACGCTTTATGTTTATAATGCCTTAGAGGAATTACCTAAAGTTATTCAAAACTTAATGAATGAAGCAGTAGAAGCAAGAGAGAAAGCTTACGCACCTTATTCAAAATTTAGTGTGGGTGTAGCATTGCTTCTTGATAATGGAGAAGTAATAATAGGGAGTAATCAAGAAAACGCCTCGTATCCTTCAGGGCTTTGTGCAGAAAGAACTGCTATATATTATAAAGGAGCTAAGCATCCCAATGCCAAAATTCTAAAAATGGCAATTATAGCAGGCTCTCAAATTAATAAAACGTCAGAGCCTATCCCACCTTGTGGAGCTTGTAGACAAGCTATTGTAGAGTATGAAATAAATCAAGAATCTCCTATCGAAATCTATTTTATGGGAGAAATAGGTAAAGTTGTAAAATCTAACTCTATTAAAAATCTGTTACCATTAGTGTTTGATAAGTCTGTTCTATAA
- a CDS encoding SDR family oxidoreductase, which produces MSKNIIITGTSRGIGFELVKLFAAQGYNVLALSRNEKPVNDLGLKNVTTWSFDLSNEVSYKKVSSFVKKNWKQVDVLINNAGALLNKPFAETTFDDFEYIYKTNVFGVAELTRVTLPFMKANSHVVTISSMGGVQGSMKFPGLAAYSSSKGAVITLTELLAEEYKESGISFNVLALGAVQTEMLEEAFPGYQAPTTALEIANYIYDFALNGNKYYNGKILQVSSSTP; this is translated from the coding sequence ATGAGTAAAAACATCATCATTACTGGAACAAGTCGAGGTATTGGTTTTGAGTTGGTAAAACTATTTGCTGCTCAAGGTTATAATGTTTTGGCATTATCTAGAAACGAAAAACCAGTTAACGATTTAGGTTTAAAAAATGTCACCACTTGGTCTTTTGACCTTAGTAATGAGGTTTCTTATAAAAAAGTAAGCAGTTTCGTCAAGAAAAATTGGAAGCAAGTAGATGTTTTAATTAATAATGCAGGAGCTTTATTGAATAAACCGTTTGCTGAAACGACTTTTGATGATTTTGAATACATTTATAAAACCAATGTTTTTGGTGTTGCTGAATTAACTAGAGTTACCTTGCCATTTATGAAAGCTAATAGTCACGTAGTTACTATCAGTTCTATGGGAGGCGTACAAGGTAGTATGAAGTTTCCAGGTTTAGCTGCTTATAGTTCAAGTAAAGGTGCTGTGATTACTTTAACCGAATTGCTAGCTGAAGAATATAAAGAATCTGGAATATCTTTTAATGTACTGGCACTTGGAGCTGTACAAACCGAAATGTTAGAAGAAGCCTTTCCAGGATATCAAGCACCAACTACAGCATTAGAAATAGCAAATTATATTTATGATTTTGCTTTAAATGGTAATAAGTATTATAATGGAAAAATACTACAGGTTTCTAGTTCGACGCCTTAG